The Pseudopipra pipra isolate bDixPip1 chromosome 8, bDixPip1.hap1, whole genome shotgun sequence sequence GAAAAGCAGCCACTAACCTGCACTCTCTTTGGTGTTCCTGCCTCAGGCCAGCATAAGGAAAGTGCAGCCTGAGCAGACCTTCAACTATAACCTACCTGGAGCACCTTGCTCTCAACCTTGCCCCACACTCCATTTTCCCAGGTGACAGCCAGAGTTGAGTGCAGTACCAGATGGTGAGTGGGGTGAGAAAGAGAGACACAAAGAGATCCTTAGCTCCATTGTTTCTCTGGTTTTCCATAGCATATGATAGGAAAAAGGACAGTTTCCATAGCTCACCTCTTAAATGAGAGACACATGTACATACTAATCCTGACTCCAGACAGCTGGAGTGGTGAGCCAGCTTTGCTCCATCCCGACACAGTTTATCTCATCCACGCAACCGTCCCTTTGCACAAGCTGGCTTCCACATTAGTACTCTGACTGGCTAATGGAAATATGCTGCACTTCCTCAGTGCCGCCCTTAACAGCCATGTCAGTTGGAAGTAATTTCAAGAAATGtttgttcctttaaaaaaaaaaaaaaaaaagccaaaccccaCCCTAGAACAGGCTGGTCAGAGCAAGAATTACAGGGACAACTCTAGCCAGCTGTAACTGCCCAAGTCCCAGACTGGTGACAACCACTCTGTTTCTGGGCAGCCCTTTTCACATACAAGAGCCAAAAGATATTCTGTGAGGTAGCAAGAATGAGGTTAGATCCCATCACTTCTCAAGGATGTATTTCAGGGCTATGCCTCCTCTTATAGGAAACTCTGGAGACAATCACAGAAATCACACACTGGTATTTTGCATTCAGTTACTATTTTGTTTGCTTAGAAGTAATGGGAATCGAAGTTGGGCATTACTTCATTTTTGCCTCTGCAACAGCAGTATTCCCTTGCAGTACCATCACAGTTGGTCTTCAATGCTCCACCAATCCCAATGTTCATGCCTGAGTCACAGccttttaaaacattaataCCCTATCACACATGCTTAGAATAAAAAATTTCAAAGTACTGCACAAAACCAATATAATGAAACAATATacagagctttaaaaataacctCACCTGCTCTGTAGGGTAGTgttggaagggaaggaaaggtcaggtggggttttttggtttttttcagttacaaAATGTTAAAACCTACACTAAAAGTCTCAGGTGATATTTATGAATAAAGAAACCTTGAATTCAGAGAATGCTCATGTAAGCTGATCCATGCAGAAACTTTATCATCCCATCAGTCATTTGTGACTCAATGAGTAAATAGTGACAGATACTTGGACAAAATCTGAGCAAACAGGAATTTATGTTCATGAGACACTGACCAGCTTCCAACCCAGAAGTTCCTGGGCCAGTTGTTTTTCCATGCAACACTGCAGTACGCTGGTCTTCACAGAAGCATCAACACAGCTCCCATCAGACATTAACATTTGCAAGCTCCAAGGAGGCAAGCCCAAGGTCCAGCTACAGCAACATCATCACTTCAACTGTGCAAGTGACAAAAATAGCAGGATTCACAGGCTTCAGATAGGATCCAGACATCTTTAACAGCTACCAATGCTGACTGCTCTGAATTCATCCTGCTGGTCAGCTGGGCCCAGAAACACTGGCTCCCAGGGGCTGGTACACCAGGTTTCAGTTTCTCAGGAAAAAGACCAAACCAAACACCCTTTTCCAGAGCACCCGCTTGGTGGTCACCTTGAAGCCCAGGTACTGAATACATGAATCCCTGGCCTGACACAACGTGTTCATCCCTGATTAACATAAAGCAGGCAAGCAATAGTGGCCAAAGCTCAAACCCTGAGGAAATTGTGCACTGATCTGGACAGCTCAGCTGATTTCCCTTGACACCAAACAGGCTTGGATTCTCTACCTCTATTTCTGCTGATAGTCTGCAGCAATATTCCTCAACCCACAGACTGGGGACTAATACTTCTCTGGAAGACACAGAGGCTGCAGGTCATtgtaaaagaaaggaaattaagtcTCCCCTCCCCTAACTCACACAGTTAAAAATGaagacaaggaagaaaacaagtgtTCTAACTTTAATTACAGTTTAGTTTCAAGACAAAACTACTGCCTCTACACTGATAAGTTTGAACACTGGGTTTCTTCACAAAACTTGACAACTCTGCTGAACAGAAAAGGGTCATTTATTAACCTATTATTAACAGATAATTACACCCCAAGGCAGATTTATTTGACGATACCatatgtgggggttttttaaacacATACACTCCACAAAGACACTGGCCAGCACAAAAGCCTCTGAAGTACactattttggaaaaaaaaccccaaaaaaccaaaaaaaaccaactgcaaATAATCCTGCTCTTTTTCAAGAGTTACTCCAAAACACCCTGGTATAGTCCAACTGTTTTGTTATTCCCTGTAGAGGAGGAACACCCTGAGGGGTAAGTGCATGCCTGCCATCAGGGCAACAGAGTAGCCTATGGTTCCTAAGACTAGTGGCTCTATTAACAGCTTCATGCCTCAGGTGAGGCGAAATCTGATGAGAAGTACACACGTTGATACAAAAGGACATCTCTTCTAAATTTTACATGCCACTTATATAACAAAAACACAGCAGGTACTTCATGCATTTGAAGTAATTTTGATTTCCCACACTGGAAGCACACACATTCTGCATTTTGACACCATATTATTACAAATTTTAACAGTTTGAGAACTGTAAGAACCAGACAATGCTATCTGACAATTTCCAAAGATGACAAGCATGTGAGAATGATGTATTTGATTACTGCTTGGCAATAACGGAACATGAGAAGAAGCACATACACCATCTTAAAGATTATGCTACCCATCCTTCGAGGTCAGGCCATCAGGGCAAGAGGAAGGCAGCAAAACTGTAAACTGCTCTCTTTGGAACAGAACATTCTGACTCAAATACTCATCATTAAACAccagtaaaagaaaacaaatgcttcCCAAAATTTCCACTGACTTCTTTAATGCCTTTACAAGACTTTTCAGATCAGAGTTCTAAGAACGCATACATTATAGCCCCATCTACTTCCTTTTGTGTGATTAGAGCCCTAATTCAGTAGGACAGTATGTTCCTGAACTGCGCAAAAATGTACTTCTTAAGGGTTTTATTTCACACAAAAAAAGATAATATCAAACAATGGCAAATAACTGGCAGGAGCTGCAATGCAACCGCTATAACCAGACACTATCTTCTATTTCTGTTTAGAAAATCGAGTAGGAAGCAGAAAGCACAAATGCCAAGGTTCAAGTTAGTTTTGGATGTTTTTCAGTTCAGACCCTAGACAGAACAGAGAAGACAAGACCATCTCCACAGGATTATTTCAGAATCAAGTCATGATGCTGCTTAATTCTTAGCAGTATTTTACTGTTAAACCAAATTCTGCTGCAAATGTGCAAGCTCCTGAGTTACCCACAAGGTAATGAAGTCAGATCTGACAACAGCAAGAACCAGAAGTTATAGCACCTGGAAAACAGCCGAATATGGCCTGATTAGACCAGTGTCTAAGACTTGACAAGTCTATTACTCCGTTCACTGATGTACAGAGAGCTAAATTTCAAGGCAGTTATCTGGCTTCGAAGGCCTGTATTATTTCAGTCTCCACACATCAGCACATTCTAAGAAACCTTTCAAACATGCACTAGAGATAAACAGACAGGACTAATCGTGCAATTGGCTTTCTCTCACTGCACGTCCCAGAACTCCCACTACAGATAAACTGTGCACATCTCAGCTACATCAAGAGTCACGGATCTCTAAGGTCAGATTTAAATCTGAGGTAGTGTTATTGAAAGGCTAGGTTACCACTAATTTTAGGCAACTGAGGCAATTCAACTTCAAATGCAAGTAAGCTGGACCAGTGTCTAGGTCAGAGTTTTAATTGCTTAAAAACAGAAGTTTAAACTATGCTATTGTGATTGCACTGCCATGCACTATGTACTAGTAGCAAGGTACCTTATGACTGAGTAAGCTTCCAACTTTCTccaaaaaaaaggtatttaagGTCCTCTCAGACTGTGGTTCCTGAGCTCCTACTGCCAACAGGCCAATAGTTTTGGATAAGCCACAGTATTAGCACAGGTAGCACACAAAATGTCACGTGAAATGTTATCTGTCATTCATGATCGTGCTCGAGACAGTGGCTCTCCTTTCAAGAGATCTTCTTCTTCAGAGCTACAGAAACATTCTTCCACTATTAGCACTGATCTGCAGCCTTTACTCTGAGCGCCAGCATAAATCTGCATAGTTTTATGGATTAAAATGCTGCTACATCTCACTGCAGAATAGTTTAGGTGAAAAGAAGTTAGTTTCCTCTAAATAAAGcagtttaaaaacagttttgctgAAAGATGCATGCACATGAACTACATTGGACCATTCAGTCGTCTCTTACCTTCTTAGACCTCCAACAACGACAGTACACAGCCTTGTCTCCCAGATCTTCCATGTCAAACGCATGGACTACCTTGGGGTTATCCTTCTGGATATGGGGATTCACCATTGCTTTGCAGCATTTGTCTTTAGAGAGAAATTTTTTGTAAGCTAGATACccaacagcagctgctccagcagctaAGGAGACTGCAGCAATCCATTCAActagaataaaagaaaaaaatgagagactGTCAATTTTTTTACCCCAATGTTCTATTAAAACTACTCAGTAGTAAAAGTCTTCATGCTTGCAGCAACATCTTTACTTTCCAATAAATGTTTTTGTTCTGTAGTAGTAACTCCATACttcagaagaatattttcctttgacaATCACCTAGTTAATCTACTCCTTTCTACCAATTACCCAATCTACCTTTCACCCAAGTCCCTTCTACACAAGGGTGAGGGTTAGCTtggcagggtttgggggtttttttgggttggttgttttttggtttttttttttaaccttttattTGGGAAACTGATATCAACATGGGTAATTGTATTGTTTCAAAGTTCAGCATATTAAACCAGCTGTAAGTACACCCTGTAGCAGGAAAAAACTTGTATTGTCTGTTTGAGTTGCAGGAAAGTCACTAAAGAACAACAGCCAGCACCAACAACTCAAGCAGGATGCCCCCAAGGCAGAGGCAATGAGTAGCTTTTAATATAATGCATCTTGTAactaaaaaaaactaaaaccagcTGTTTGGCaatggaaaaattattaaatatatcGCTTCCAGTAATAAAAGCCATCTTAGATTAAATCCTGGAGAGGAAAGAACAAAGGTCCAAAAAGATTATATTTAAGAATCATAGCACACGTTTATTTTTTAGAGACAAGAACCCTTTGTTAGTTCTTGCTGCTTTCCATGAGCAACTGACTTGCTGTATTGCCACGTGAGATTGGTCTAAAAGGATCAAGGTTTTCTGCCCCCGCCCACAGACTTTTCTAGAAGCCATGCCAAGCCCCTTCCTCAGCTAAAACACTGTGTTAGCTCATAGGCACCATGCTGATCCACAAGGGCCTGGAGGTAGCAACATGTGGAATCAGACAAATATCTGTACAGTGTCTGCAGCCATTTAAGATcagggaaggcaggcattcCTTTAGGGTCTTACTAAAGGGTAAAAGATGCAAAAATTCTTCAGAGTTCCTTTCTTTAGTAAATgatgcagaagagaccaacatACACTGAGATTTCCCCCGCAAATGAGAGACAAACCCTCCCTGTAACAAGGTGATATTAAGATACAGAAAACCATCATTAACATGGAAGAATTTTGTGCATATTTCCCTGCTTCCAAAGTCCCTAAAACAATAAAAGCCCCAGAGATCATGTGGTGAATTCTGTGTTTTATACCCACCCAGTGAGTCCTCACCCTTTATCTCCCCCCTTACAAACTAGCCAGAGTAATGCAGATTTTTAATAAGGTAAAGAAGTGAGGAGGTGAAATTAAAGAAGGGGTTCTATGAAAATCCGCTCTAATTTAGCACAACAGCCCaaactaataaaaaaaccaGCCAAAGTTTAAATtcaaggcagcaggttctcccAAGGAAAGCCACTGCAGCACCCTTTGCCTGTCTCACttgagcagggctgtggcagggaggAGGTACTCAGCAAGCTCAGGGACAAGCTGCACCTGACAAGTTTAAAGTGATCCCTGATGAAATGTCACATGCAGCTACAACAGCAGCAGGCAAAACCAAGGGACTGCCCATTCTGGAGCTTTCAGGAAAGCAGCAATTACAAGGACTGCCCACGCTGCTAGCCAATGCACTGCCGAGGGAAAAAATCTTAACCTGCAATTTTAAATAAGTGAGGAAGGGACGGTGGTAGACTGGATCCATTTCCCTATGGAATCTCAGGGGAGGGAGTGACTTTAATGAAGACCAAGGATGACTCCTGAAACTGAAGCACCCTTTTAAGGTGCTGCCCCTTAAGGAAGGTGATCTTTTCTTGCACCCCTCCAAAAGTCCGGGTCAACTTAGCAaaccagaagagaaaaaaaaaaatatttgatgatATTTCTGTGACTCACACAGCAAGCAGGAAAAGTCTGTACTAAAATCCAGCAGCACAGTCAGAAGAGCTGTTCTGCACATCTGCAGCTAACCCAGATCCTTCTGACCATCCCTTGGGCCAGCCCTCACATAGCCACGCACAACAAGCAGAGATGATTTATTTGTTATCTTGTATTGCTGTGATCCTCTACCTCTTCTCCCAAGGGCCAGACTCATCTGTTACACACTCGGGCAACTTGTATACATACAAACAgcttcagatattttttctcATAACAGAGCAATGTCTCCTCTACTGTATTAGCTTTTTTTCACTGCTtctctggagctgtgtcagggcagaaAATTATATCAACTGATAATACATTTAAAGCagtctattttttaaattctagcACTGCCTTAATAAACATAATGAAATTTTAGAAGAAGTTTTTTAACTTAATCAAAAGACTCTCTCTTAAATCATCTGCAGGGTTTCAGAGGCAGTAAGTTTTGTCCTCAACTGTTGTCTTGTTTCACAAACAGATCTGGAAAAGCTGAATGCTCATTTCATCTTTCTAAGTCAACCATAAAACGCACCTGGAAGGAAAACACTTTTCAGAtgattttaaattctgtttcaaGAGACCTCTGGTGCCAATTCAACAGTTTGCTGCCAAACTCACAAGGTCAAGCACAAGGTATCTGTTAGCAGAGTGAAACTGATGTGGAATGTCaagggttttttatttctttataaaataaaaagcgGTAGGAGCAACTTTTGAGTCACTATTAAAGAATTCCCAATTCTAGTATAATACAAAAACACAGTGATACAAGTGACTACAAAACAAGACACTACAGGCTTGTGTAACATGACAGAAAAATTGTTTCCATGTCATAATCACTAAACAATGGAAAACAGTTCAGCTAA is a genomic window containing:
- the CISD1 gene encoding CDGSH iron-sulfur domain-containing protein 1 isoform X1, which codes for MPFHAFACKCHENLYISGGLPGSQRPILYNRVEWIAAVSLAAGAAAVGYLAYKKFLSKDKCCKAMVNPHIQKDNPKVVHAFDMEDLGDKAVYCRCWRSKKFPLCDGSHTKHNEETGDNVGPLIIKRKEA
- the CISD1 gene encoding CDGSH iron-sulfur domain-containing protein 1 isoform X2; this translates as MGPGQNSIVRVEWIAAVSLAAGAAAVGYLAYKKFLSKDKCCKAMVNPHIQKDNPKVVHAFDMEDLGDKAVYCRCWRSKKFPLCDGSHTKHNEETGDNVGPLIIKRKEA